TGACAAATTTAGTGCCAGTTTTAAATTCATATTGGTTAATGATTCATGTTTCAGTTATTACTTCTAGTTACGGTTTCTTTGGTTTATGTGCATTTTTAGGATTTTTTAATATGTTATTGATTATTCTTAGTAATAGAAAGAAGATTAAAGAAAATGTCAAGGAATTAACTATTATAAATGAACAGTCCATGATGTTGGGTTTATTTTTATTGACAGTAGGTACTTTTTTAGGGGGTGTTTGGGCAAATGAGTCTTGGGGAAGATATTGGGGTTGGGATCCAAAAGAGACATGGGCATTAGTTAGTATTTTAGTTTATTCAATAATCTTACATATTAGATTATTGAAATCAAGGAGGTATAATTATTTCTTTAATTTTTTTGCTTTATTTGGCTTTGCCTCAATTTTAATGACTTATTTTGGAGTTAATTACTATTTAGATGGTTTACATTCATATGCAGCAGGTGACTCATTTCCTATTCCTTCATTTGTGTTCCCTACTTTATGCATTTGTTTATTAATTTCAATTATAAGTTTTTTCAGATTTAATAAATGGCTTAATTAAATTATACATGGAACAGATTGATATTCTTGTTTTTGGTGCACACCCAGATGATGTTGAGTTAGGTTGTGCTGGCACAATACTTTTACAGGTCTCCTTAGGATATAAAGTTGGAGTTATTGATCTAACAAGAGGAGAGCTTGGAACCCGAGGATCTGTTAATATAAGAAATTCTGAAGCTGAAATAGCTTCTAGAAAAATGGGAATTAGTTTTAGAAAGAATTTAGATTTCAAAGATGGTTTTTTTGAGAATAATGAAAATAATAGATTAGAAATAATTAAATGTATAAGATATTATCAACCCAAAATTATTATTTGTAATGCACCAGACGATAGACATCCTGATCACGGTCGTGGTGCTAGCTTAGTTTATGATGCAAGTTTTCTTGCTGGTCTTGATAAGATAGTTACTAATTATAATGGAGTTTTACAGACACCCTTTAGGCCTAATATATTATATCATTATATTCAATATAAAGACTTGAAGCCGGATTTCATTGTAGATATATCTCAATTTATGAACAAGAAAATGGATATTATTAAATCCTATAAATCTCAATTTTATAATCCTGTATCAGATGAAAAAGAGACTTTAATTTCTCAAAAAAATTTTTTAGAATTAATTACTAATAGGGCTTCAGACTTAGGTAGATTTATTTCTGTAGATTATGCTGAGGGTTTTTTAGTTCGTAGATATATAGGTGTAGATAATCTATTTAGTATTATTTGATTTTAATTTCCAGTATTTTTTTTTCTCCAATAAATCCTTGTAAAATATCATTTTTGTATATTTTGTCGACTCCGCTTGGAGTTCCTGTGAAAATAAGGTCTCCTTTTTTTAAAGTTATATATTTAGATATATAAGAGACAATCTTATTGATTGAAAAAATCATATTTTTTGTATTATCTGATTGTTTAATTTGATTATTAACTAAAAGTTTAAAATTAATATTCTGTATGTCTTTAAATTCACTTTTATTAATAAAATCTCCTACTGCAGCTGAACCATCGAATGCTTTTGCTTTTTCCCATGGCTCTTGATTTTTTTTTAATTGTTTTTGTACATCTCTAGCTGTGAAATCAATTCCTAAACTTATTTCGTTATAATAATTTGGTGCATATAATTCATCAATATGTTTTCCAGTCTTATTAATCTTTATAATTAATTCAATTTCATGATGTATCTCATTAGAAAAGTCGGGAATAAAAAAAGGTTGATTCTTTATTGGTATAGCAGTTTCAGGTTTTAAAAAAAATAAAATTTCATTTGGGAAATTATTATTTAATTCTTCTATGTGTTCATTGTAATTTCTACCAACACAAATAATTTTCATAGTTCTCTATTAATATCAAAATCTTCTAAGTAATTTGCTATTTGTTGTAAAAATTGACCACCTAATGCACCATCAACAACTCTATGGTCATAAGATAGAGAAAGAAACATTTTTGATCTTATAGCTATGACATCACCAAATTCAGTTTCTAATACGCTTGCTTTTTTTTGTATTTTACCTAAAGCAAGAATCGCTACTTGAGGTTGGTTAATTATAGGTGTACCCATTATACTGCCAAATGACCCAACATTTGTTACAGTAAATGTTCCATTTGCAATTTCATCGGGGTGAAGTTTATTATTTCTTGCTCTTTGAGCTAAGTCATTGACAGATTTTGTTAAACCTAATAAATTTTTTTCTTGTGCATTTTTAATTACAGGTACAATTAGATTCCCGCTGGGAAGTGCAGTTGCCATTCCTAAGTGGATATTTTTATGTTTAATTATATTATCATCATTGACTGAAATATTAATTAAAGGAAAGTCAATTATTGCTTTAATAACAGATTCGAATATTATAGGAGTATATGTTATTTTTTTTCCTTCTCTATTAAAAAATTTATCTTTTATTTTATTGCGCCACTGAACGACTTTTGTCATGTCTACTTCTACAAAAGATGTAACATGAGCTGAAGTTGATTTACTAGAGATCATATGCTTAGCAATAATTTTTCGCATTCTATCCATTTCAATAATTTCAACATCATTGTCATGAGAATTAAAATTAGAACTTGGCATGGGAGGGGTTGTTGCTTGTGGAGAGGGAGTAACCTTGGCTTTAGCGTGATTTTCACCTTTTTTTTCAATATAATTTATTATATCTCCTTTTGTTACACGTTTATCATGTCCTGTACCAATAATTGTATCAAGTTCAGCTTTAGAAATGTTTTCTTTTTTTGCGATACTTTTAACAAGTGGAGAGTAGAAACGATGTGAATTACCTTTTTGGGTTTGCTTTGTCAAATTTGAAATAGACATTATTTCTGTGTTTGATTTTTGGGGAAGTGATTTATTAAGTTCTGCATTACTTTCCTCCACTTTATTTTCAACTTCATTTTTAGATTTTTCTTTTTCATGCATAATGTCTGCAAGATCATTTTCTATTATAGCAATTACTTCTCCAACTTTTACAACATCATTTTCTTTATATAATTGTTCAATAAGTATTCCTTGAGCAATAGATGGAATTTCAGAATCAACTTTATCTGTAGCAATTTCTACTACTGTTTCATCAATATCAATTTTATCACCAATATTTTTAGACCACTTTATAATGGTTGCTTCTGCAACACTTTCACCCATTTTAGGCATTATTAGTTCTATTTTAGCCATTGAAAGTTTGTAATATTATTTGGACAAAACTAATTAAAAAAGTCAATATATTTTTTAAAATATGTGATTATAGGATTCTTTTTTTGTTGCCTATTGTTTAGTATGTATAAATTACCCTGAGTATGAATAGAATTACTACCTATTACAAATGTGCTTTCAGTAGGAGCGATTTTAATTTCAATATTATTGGTTATTTTTTCCATATATCTAATAATTTCATTTGATGTAATATCCTTAGCAGAAAAAATTATTTCATCTATCTTATGTATTTTGATTATTTCTTCTAGCTGTGAAATGTGTCCTATATGATTATTTTTATTAAGATTTGATTTTTTTATTATTTCAATTTGATATACGTCTTCGGCATTAGCATTAGTTGTTTTAATAATCTTTTGAATTCTTTGAAATTCTATCTTATTACTGATTATTGCTATTCTTTTAGGTCTTGTTGATTTGATTTTTAAGTTATCAATATTTAATAGATTGAATAATTTTCTTGTTATGTAGGTTGTTATTAAGGTCCAGATTGTTCCAAATAATATTAAAGCTCTTGAAAATCTTAGTTGTTCAGGCAAAAGTCCATATATAATTAATAAGAATATTGTGCCTGAAATAATCCCTTTTACAAGGTTTGCTATTTTTACTGGAACTTCATAACCCTTTTGAATGTAAATGCCAATTATCCAAAAAGTAATATAGCTTGGTATACCAAATTTTAAAAATAAGTCACTATAGTAATTTTCATTTAAAAAATATGTTTTTGCCCATATTGTTTTAATCACTAGTAATCCGAAAAAAATTATAATTCCATCAATTATTGGATATGTTATTTTTAAAGCAAATCTTTTTAGAAGTGATATTGATGCTCTTAATAAAATAGCTAGTTGAATTAAAAAAATCAATGGATTTGCATTTTGTTGTTTATAATGTTTTTTAACAAAAAGAATCATTGCTTTATAAAATGTAATTATATAATTTACACTAGTTTTTTTTGTGCTTTCTCCTTTATAGTGTATTATGCTCGTAATAGGTACATAATAATTTTTATAGCCCATCTTTTGAATTCTGTATGATAAATCAATATCCTCTCCATACATAAAAAATCTTTCATCTAATAAGCCAATCTCATCAAGTATTTTTTTTCTAGTCATAAAAAAAGCTCCAGATAAAACATCTACTTCATGCACTTCGTTATTATTTAAATAGTTTAAGTGATATTGTCCAAATGTTTTTGAATTCGGAAATAATTTACTTAATCCAAATATTTTATAAAAAGCAGAAGCTGGACTAGGAAGCGATCTTTTGGATTCGGGTAAAAACAATCCATTTCCATCTAGCATTTTAACTCCTAAAGCACCAGCTTTTTTATTTTGTTCTAAAAAGCTTATTGTTTTAATTAAAGTATCTTCTTGTATTACTGTGTCAGGATTAAGTAGTAATATATAATTTCCCTTGGCTTGCTTTATTGCTTGATTATTAGCTTTTGCAAAACCAACATTTTTATCGTTAATAATTAATTTTAATTTAGGAAAATGTTCACGTAACATTTCAATAGATTTATCAACAGAATTATTATCAACTACAAT
The window above is part of the Flavobacteriales bacterium TMED191 genome. Proteins encoded here:
- the bshB1 gene encoding bacillithiol biosynthesis deacetylase BshB1, which gives rise to MEQIDILVFGAHPDDVELGCAGTILLQVSLGYKVGVIDLTRGELGTRGSVNIRNSEAEIASRKMGISFRKNLDFKDGFFENNENNRLEIIKCIRYYQPKIIICNAPDDRHPDHGRGASLVYDASFLAGLDKIVTNYNGVLQTPFRPNILYHYIQYKDLKPDFIVDISQFMNKKMDIIKSYKSQFYNPVSDEKETLISQKNFLELITNRASDLGRFISVDYAEGFLVRRYIGVDNLFSII
- a CDS encoding FAA hydrolase family protein — its product is MKIICVGRNYNEHIEELNNNFPNEILFFLKPETAIPIKNQPFFIPDFSNEIHHEIELIIKINKTGKHIDELYAPNYYNEISLGIDFTARDVQKQLKKNQEPWEKAKAFDGSAAVGDFINKSEFKDIQNINFKLLVNNQIKQSDNTKNMIFSINKIVSYISKYITLKKGDLIFTGTPSGVDKIYKNDILQGFIGEKKILEIKIK
- a CDS encoding 2-oxo acid dehydrogenase subunit E2, producing the protein MAKIELIMPKMGESVAEATIIKWSKNIGDKIDIDETVVEIATDKVDSEIPSIAQGILIEQLYKENDVVKVGEVIAIIENDLADIMHEKEKSKNEVENKVEESNAELNKSLPQKSNTEIMSISNLTKQTQKGNSHRFYSPLVKSIAKKENISKAELDTIIGTGHDKRVTKGDIINYIEKKGENHAKAKVTPSPQATTPPMPSSNFNSHDNDVEIIEMDRMRKIIAKHMISSKSTSAHVTSFVEVDMTKVVQWRNKIKDKFFNREGKKITYTPIIFESVIKAIIDFPLINISVNDDNIIKHKNIHLGMATALPSGNLIVPVIKNAQEKNLLGLTKSVNDLAQRARNNKLHPDEIANGTFTVTNVGSFGSIMGTPIINQPQVAILALGKIQKKASVLETEFGDVIAIRSKMFLSLSYDHRVVDGALGGQFLQQIANYLEDFDINREL
- a CDS encoding glycosyltransferase, with the protein product MILSIIIVNYNVKHFLQQCLQSVYKSIGDLGVEIIVVDNNSVDKSIEMLREHFPKLKLIINDKNVGFAKANNQAIKQAKGNYILLLNPDTVIQEDTLIKTISFLEQNKKAGALGVKMLDGNGLFLPESKRSLPSPASAFYKIFGLSKLFPNSKTFGQYHLNYLNNNEVHEVDVLSGAFFMTRKKILDEIGLLDERFFMYGEDIDLSYRIQKMGYKNYYVPITSIIHYKGESTKKTSVNYIITFYKAMILFVKKHYKQQNANPLIFLIQLAILLRASISLLKRFALKITYPIIDGIIIFFGLLVIKTIWAKTYFLNENYYSDLFLKFGIPSYITFWIIGIYIQKGYEVPVKIANLVKGIISGTIFLLIIYGLLPEQLRFSRALILFGTIWTLITTYITRKLFNLLNIDNLKIKSTRPKRIAIISNKIEFQRIQKIIKTTNANAEDVYQIEIIKKSNLNKNNHIGHISQLEEIIKIHKIDEIIFSAKDITSNEIIRYMEKITNNIEIKIAPTESTFVIGSNSIHTQGNLYILNNRQQKKNPIITYFKKYIDFFN